The Penicillium psychrofluorescens genome assembly, chromosome: 2 nucleotide sequence AACACGGCTCATCAATGGTCCATTCTTCACTGCGTAGCATCCACAGCGGCTGTATTTTGGCCCCCATGCACCCCCCCGGGACGGTGTGAAGACTTCTCCTCGCGGGGGCCAAAAGAATACACTATGATGCTGCTGCACCGTCATATTGCGTTTGGCATCTTGCCTTCTTTAGGATAACTACCTGTGCAAACGTACCTGCAGTCAGATTTAAGCGGCCCCAAGGCAGACCAGTCGAGAAAGTTTAGTGGCGCCTGATCGAAGTGTGAAGTACGACTTGTTTTAAAAATACGATGTTTGTAATTTGCAGACGGCCCGTACCAGTTTTTCAAGTTGGACTAGGGCATGCGTGGCGTTGGCTATCGGTTCCAAAACATATTGCCACTGCGTGCGCACTATTCCACTTCACATTGGTGGAGGGATAAGTCATATATATCTTGGGCCTCTATTTCGGCTATTATATATTTCATTATAGATGGAACAAAAAGGTGTTGATACTGGAACTGGTTTAGTTTGCTGTTGAAGTAACTGTATAGAAGGTTATAGCGTAACGTAAGCGACAAATCGTAACAATTCATTTTAGACCTAGAATCTTTACACCGACTCATTTTGACAATTCCTCTCAGACAACACGCATAATTATAGACAATAAATCTATGCCAAGCGTCGCATCGGCCACTCCCACATCAGAGCCAAGGCAATTACCTCAGCTGCACAGAATCCCAGCATCATAGCTAGCTGTTTGTGAAATCCCTCCGCAAAAGCAGCATGCACAATTGACTGATCAGCCGACGACAGGGTCCGTACTGAAGATACGTCTCTGAGAATACGGGCAAGCACGTCGGCAGACAATTGCTTTGCCAGTTGGTTCTTGGTCGTATTGTTCAATAAGTTCGTCGCAATCGAGACCCCCACCGCACCGCCTAGGATACGCAGTTGAGTGACTCCACCCAGAGCAACGGCTGTTATGATAACGGTCTGTCAGAGAAATGGATCGAGCATGGCCAGGCGAGGGAGGAAAGAACTTACCTAGAACACGTCGCTCGACTACAAATGGGACAATGTTCAACAGGGTAGTCAAACTGAGGCCCGTGCCCATTCCAACTAGTATTTGATATCCGTAAATGCGGGCTGGAAGACTTGTGTTAACGGGAACTGAGTAAAGAAGACCCATtcccaggatctggaggataGTGGCGACGAGTAGTACCACGATGGGTGGAACGCGACCTCGCGTTGTAAGACCGCCCGTTAAGCCGGATCCGAAAGCAATGGTCAGCGTGAAGGGTAAGATGCAAACGCCCGAATTGAGGCCAGAACGGCTGTTGATACTCATAAATCGAAGGGGCAATTCAAGCACCAGGGTCACAAAAGGGACACCGGATAGTAGTGCGTTTCTTTTTACACGGGCAACATTAGCATCAGATCTTGGGCAGAATACTTCCTGTAAACGTGCATCCAAGTTCAAATCTTGGGGCCGGaatgatggagaagagaacaCACTTACAGGTACATTCCCATCAACACCCGCTTCTTAACGAACGGCCAGGGGAAAACCGGCTCCCGTGCGGACTTGGTGTGATCTAAATACCATTGccaggcgaagaagagaatcaagAGCAATCCCGCGACCACCAAAAAGGCAATGACCAGAGCGGAGCTCCAGGCGAAGGAGATACCAGCCTCCTCAATGGCCACAATCAACAAGACAGAAGCGGCCAGGAGCATGAAAAAGCCCGGATAGTCGATGCGATCACGAAGAGTGACGTTTCGCTTAATGAGACTGAAGGATTTTGGGTTTGCGATTGCAGAAGGGTCAGGAAAGCCAGCCGGCATGGCCACAAGGACGAGAACCAGTCCCACGACCCCCACGGGTAGGTTGATGTAAAAGATCCAGCGCCAGGTGGTGCCGTCCGAGATGGCTCCGCCGAACAGCGGTCCCAGCAAAAAGCTGAACGCAATGGCAAGGGAGACGATTCCGTTGTAGGCGCCGTATTTGGCGGGCTCCACCATCTCGGCCACGATAATTGGTACCATGCTGAAAATGCCCGCACCACCAACACCTTGGAAGGCACGGCAGAGGATACTGAGAGACAGTCAAATGGTTGTCCTCATCCGGGATGGAAGCAATAGATCACCTACAGTTGGATTGGGGTTTGGGctcctccacatcctccCGAGAAGGCAAGAAAGATCACCACCGCAGCGACGAGCATCATTTTGCGACCAAAGAAGTCACTCAGCTTGGCCCAGATAATGAGAAAACCCGCACAGAAGTCAGTAAGAAACCGGAAGGCCAAGATGGACGGTCTGAAGGGTGCATACTGAAATAGGAGGTCAAATAGCTGGCTATCACCCAGCTGGTTTGTTCGAACGCGTGTAGGTC carries:
- a CDS encoding uncharacterized protein (ID:PFLUO_002302-T1.cds;~source:funannotate), producing the protein MGTGLSLTTLLNIVPFVVERRVLAVALGGVTQLRILGGAVGVSIATNLLNNTTKNQLAKQLSADVLARILRDVSSVRTLSSADQSIVHAAFAEGFHKQLAMMLGFCAAEVIALALMWEWPMRRLA
- a CDS encoding uncharacterized protein (ID:PFLUO_002303-T1.cds;~source:funannotate), giving the protein MVPIIVAEMVEPAKYGAYNGIVSLAIAFSFLLGPLFGGAISDGTTWRWIFYINLPVGVVGLVLVLVAMPAGFPDPSAIANPKSFSLIKRNVTLRDRIDYPGFFMLLAASVLLIVAIEEAGISFAWSSALVIAFLVVAGLLLILFFAWQWYLDHTKSAREPVFPWPFVKKRVLMGMYLKYSAQDLMLMLPV